The following proteins come from a genomic window of Sphaerisporangium rubeum:
- a CDS encoding transglycosylase domain-containing protein: MSSGSDGRRVTGGDAARRRERPVPACLAALGLAGVAGGVLVAGLTLPAVGGAGVFTRDVSRNFFDTPSALREAPLPERTRLLDKDGRQFAQFYVQNRRSVDITRIAPVMLKAIVAIEDARFYEHAGLDLRGTLRAVITNTRAGEIRQGGSSLTQQLVKNILLQNARSDGERDSARAPSIRRKLQELRYAMGLERKYSKDQILVRYLNIAYFGGGAFGVEAAAQRFFGTSAASLTLAQAATLAGAVRTPSLTDPTLGPEQRRRLRTRRDLVLDRMTQLRMVPPARTQAARTEPLGLDLRPEPGGCAESEYPFFCLYVQREVAANPAFGQTRAERERRLYRDGLEITTTLDRRMQEAAQKAVSEYVHPRDHQVAAEAMVEPGTGRIRALVASKKYGLNPGGKDQGAHTTFNLAADIAHGGGQGFQAGSTFKVFTLATALAKGWKFDQGFDTPGAFSPSSGYRDCAGKNVSVPDAVVHNAGGEGKGGPYSLATGTWQSVNIFYMMLERDVGLCDVVRTARSLGVTRADGKPLKEVPTFTLGVNEMDPVTVAAAFATFGARGRYCRPMAVLAITERRGRHTTVAPSCSAPIEEAVADAVNFVLSGVFTQGTMRGQGIGRPAAGKTGTNNEYTSAWFAGYTPELAAAVSLGDIRGAYKHPLDGVEIGGRSYGGIQGATLPGPIWVTSMEGALRDVPSTDFTAPDHARFGGGTTPGLKPEDLVAGRRPGEERDGRRDRDGERYEEDGAGERPRANRLRRHWYPGDRPFRPYPQSHDLLEDWESGLPAPRRRDPYERYDGFGRAEPYERYGRYGRGEPYARHDRYGRGEPYDPYLRYRRQPPVRW, encoded by the coding sequence GTGAGCTCGGGATCCGACGGCCGACGCGTGACCGGCGGCGACGCCGCGCGGCGGCGTGAGCGTCCCGTGCCGGCGTGCCTCGCCGCGCTCGGCCTCGCCGGGGTGGCCGGCGGTGTGCTCGTCGCCGGTCTCACGCTCCCCGCGGTCGGCGGCGCCGGGGTGTTCACCAGGGACGTCTCCAGGAACTTCTTCGACACGCCGTCCGCGCTGCGTGAGGCGCCGCTGCCGGAACGCACCCGCCTGCTGGACAAGGACGGCCGCCAGTTCGCGCAGTTCTACGTGCAGAACCGCCGGTCGGTGGACATCACGCGGATCGCGCCGGTGATGCTGAAGGCGATCGTCGCCATCGAGGACGCGCGGTTCTACGAGCACGCGGGTCTCGACCTGCGCGGCACGCTGCGCGCGGTGATCACCAACACCCGGGCCGGGGAGATCAGGCAGGGCGGGTCGTCGCTGACGCAGCAACTGGTGAAGAACATCCTGCTGCAGAACGCGCGCTCCGACGGCGAACGCGACTCGGCCCGCGCGCCGAGCATCCGCCGCAAGCTGCAGGAACTGCGGTACGCGATGGGGCTGGAACGCAAGTACTCCAAGGACCAGATCCTGGTCAGGTACCTCAACATCGCGTACTTCGGCGGCGGCGCGTTCGGGGTGGAGGCCGCGGCGCAGCGGTTCTTCGGCACCTCGGCGGCGTCGCTGACGCTGGCGCAGGCCGCGACGCTCGCCGGCGCGGTGCGCACGCCGTCCCTCACCGACCCGACGCTCGGCCCCGAGCAGCGCCGGCGGCTGCGGACGCGGCGCGACCTCGTGCTCGACCGCATGACGCAACTGCGCATGGTGCCCCCCGCGCGGACCCAGGCCGCCAGGACCGAGCCGCTGGGACTGGACCTGCGGCCGGAACCCGGGGGGTGCGCCGAGAGCGAGTACCCGTTCTTCTGCCTGTACGTGCAGCGCGAGGTGGCGGCCAACCCGGCGTTCGGCCAGACCAGGGCCGAGCGGGAGCGGCGGCTGTACCGCGACGGGCTGGAGATCACCACGACGCTCGACCGGCGCATGCAGGAGGCCGCGCAGAAGGCCGTCTCCGAATACGTGCATCCGCGTGACCACCAGGTGGCCGCCGAGGCCATGGTCGAGCCCGGCACCGGACGCATCCGCGCGCTGGTCGCCAGCAAGAAGTACGGCCTCAACCCCGGCGGCAAGGACCAGGGTGCGCACACGACCTTCAACCTGGCGGCCGACATCGCGCACGGCGGCGGTCAAGGCTTCCAGGCCGGCTCGACGTTCAAGGTGTTCACCCTGGCCACCGCGCTCGCCAAGGGCTGGAAGTTCGACCAGGGCTTCGACACCCCCGGCGCCTTCTCGCCGTCCTCGGGGTACCGCGACTGCGCCGGCAAGAACGTCAGCGTGCCGGACGCGGTGGTGCACAACGCCGGCGGAGAGGGGAAAGGCGGGCCGTACAGCCTGGCCACGGGGACCTGGCAGTCGGTGAACATCTTCTACATGATGCTGGAACGCGACGTCGGCCTGTGCGACGTGGTCCGCACCGCGCGGTCGCTCGGCGTCACCCGCGCGGACGGCAAGCCGCTGAAGGAGGTGCCGACGTTCACCCTCGGGGTCAACGAGATGGACCCGGTGACGGTGGCGGCGGCCTTCGCGACGTTCGGCGCGCGCGGCAGGTACTGCCGGCCGATGGCGGTGCTGGCGATCACCGAGCGCCGCGGCCGGCACACCACGGTCGCGCCGAGCTGCTCCGCGCCGATCGAGGAGGCCGTGGCCGACGCGGTCAACTTCGTGCTGTCGGGGGTGTTCACGCAGGGGACCATGCGCGGCCAGGGCATCGGCCGGCCCGCCGCCGGCAAGACCGGCACCAACAACGAGTACACCTCCGCGTGGTTCGCCGGCTACACCCCCGAACTCGCCGCGGCCGTCAGCCTCGGCGACATCCGCGGCGCCTACAAGCACCCCCTGGACGGCGTCGAGATCGGCGGCCGCTCCTACGGCGGCATCCAGGGTGCCACCCTTCCCGGCCCGATCTGGGTGACGTCGATGGAAGGCGCGCTGCGTGACGTCCCCTCGACGGACTTCACGGCCCCCGACCACGCGCGTTTCGGCGGCGGCACCACCCCCGGCCTGAAGCCCGAGGACCTGGTCGCCGGACGCCGGCCCGGTGAGGAGCGTGACGGCCGCCGCGACCGGGACGGCGAGCGGTACGAGGAGGACGGGGCCGGGGAGCGTCCACGCGCGAATCGCCTGCGCCGCCACTGGTACCCCGGTGACCGTCCCTTCCGTCCCTACCCGCAGAGCCACGACCTGCTCGAGGACTGGGAGAGCGGCCTCCCCGCGCCGCGCCGCCGCGACCCGTACGAGCGGTACGACGGCTTCGGCCGGGCCGAGCCGTACGAGCGGTACGGGCGGTACGGACGCGGCGAACCGTACGCGCGGCACGATCGCTACGGACGCGGCGAACCGTACGACCCGTACCTGAGGTACCGGCGCCAGCCGCCGGTCCGGTGGTGA
- the murA gene encoding UDP-N-acetylglucosamine 1-carboxyvinyltransferase, translating into MSEEVWLIEPSGPLRGDVEVRGSKNAVSKHMVAAMLGSGPSTLHNAPEVGEVGITAAMLGALGIEVDISGREITLERGPEIRPRVPEAFTGLNRIPILMLGPLLHLAGEAFVPLVGGDPIGRRPVNFHVEALRQMGAEVEVGDAGITAKATRLRGTRIELPYPSVGATETILLSAVLAEGKTVIKGAATEPEVVELALFLQRMGARIELSPDRRIVIEGVERLRGASTWLAGDRIEAFSYLVAGLITKGEVRVHGCPQDRLVTAITTLARMGAQFDITDDWLTASAPDGLRAAAVQTDTHPGFMTDWQTPLMVLFTQAEGMSVLHETVFENRLVYVPALQKMGCEIEIFDVCLGGPACRYHDTNARHSAVVRGVSKLRGADVTLPDIRAGFSAVLAAAVADGNSTLRGVNHIERGYHRVYDQFTSLGMKISREP; encoded by the coding sequence GTGAGTGAAGAGGTATGGCTGATCGAGCCGTCCGGGCCTCTCCGGGGGGACGTCGAGGTACGCGGGTCAAAGAACGCCGTGTCCAAGCACATGGTGGCCGCGATGCTCGGCAGCGGGCCGAGCACGTTGCACAACGCTCCCGAGGTGGGTGAGGTCGGCATCACGGCCGCCATGCTCGGAGCGCTCGGCATCGAGGTCGACATCTCGGGCCGCGAGATAACGCTGGAGCGCGGGCCTGAGATCCGGCCGCGGGTGCCTGAGGCGTTCACCGGCCTCAACCGCATCCCCATCCTGATGCTGGGGCCGTTGCTGCACCTGGCCGGTGAGGCGTTCGTGCCGCTGGTGGGAGGCGACCCCATCGGCCGGCGGCCGGTCAACTTCCATGTCGAGGCGCTGCGCCAGATGGGGGCCGAGGTCGAGGTCGGCGACGCCGGCATCACCGCCAAGGCCACCCGGCTGCGCGGCACCCGCATCGAGCTGCCGTACCCGAGCGTCGGCGCCACCGAGACCATCCTGCTGTCGGCGGTGCTCGCCGAGGGCAAGACGGTCATCAAGGGGGCCGCCACCGAGCCCGAGGTCGTCGAGCTGGCGCTGTTCCTGCAGCGCATGGGGGCCCGCATCGAGCTCAGCCCGGACCGCCGCATCGTCATCGAGGGTGTGGAGCGGCTGCGCGGCGCGTCCACGTGGCTCGCCGGCGACCGCATCGAGGCGTTCTCCTACCTGGTGGCGGGGCTCATCACCAAGGGTGAGGTGCGGGTGCACGGCTGTCCGCAGGACCGCCTGGTCACCGCCATCACCACGCTGGCCCGCATGGGTGCGCAGTTCGACATCACCGACGACTGGCTCACCGCGTCCGCGCCGGACGGCCTGCGTGCCGCCGCGGTGCAGACCGACACCCATCCGGGGTTCATGACCGACTGGCAGACCCCGCTGATGGTGCTGTTCACGCAGGCCGAAGGCATGTCGGTGCTGCACGAGACGGTGTTCGAGAACCGTCTGGTGTACGTGCCGGCGCTGCAGAAGATGGGCTGCGAGATCGAGATCTTCGACGTGTGCCTCGGCGGCCCGGCGTGCCGGTACCACGACACCAACGCCAGGCACTCGGCGGTGGTGCGCGGCGTGTCCAAGCTGCGTGGCGCCGACGTCACGCTGCCGGACATCCGGGCCGGGTTCTCCGCGGTGCTCGCCGCGGCGGTCGCGGACGGCAATTCCACTCTGCGTGGGGTCAACCACATCGAACGCGGCTACCACCGCGTATACGACCAGTTCACCTCACTTGGGATGAAGATCAGCAGGGAACCGTAA
- a CDS encoding amidase encodes MTEPVHLSATEMLGLLRAREISAAELTEAHLRRIDEVNGQVNAVVTLSADRAMDEARRLDDDLARGVWRGPLHGLPIAFKDLTDTVGIRTTYGSRLFAEYVPREDALVVKRARAAGAVTLGKTNTPEFGTGSHTVNEVFGATRNPYDLTRSAGGSSGGAAAALACGMTALADGSDMGGSLRNPASFCNVVGLRPTPGRVPDFSRAAAWFTLGVPGPMARTVADAALLLSVIAGFAPTSPFAIREDGSAFAGPLQPGVEGMRIAWSPDLGGLPVDPRTAEVTARAPAVLTGLGATVEQVELNLSDAEDAFRTYRAWQYAATYGELDDHLVGPNVRWNVEQGRKVTAADLARAERLRTRLFHRMSRFFDTYDLLIAPVSQVPPFPVEDPYVTEIDGTPMPDYLAWMRSAYWISVLHAPAASVPCGFTPEGWPVGVQMIARPFEDLTVLRAAHAFERATRHGERRPPLG; translated from the coding sequence GTGACCGAGCCGGTCCACCTGTCCGCCACCGAGATGCTCGGCCTGCTGCGCGCGCGCGAGATCAGCGCCGCCGAGCTGACCGAGGCGCACCTGCGGCGCATCGACGAGGTCAACGGCCAGGTCAACGCCGTCGTCACGTTGTCGGCCGACCGGGCCATGGACGAGGCGAGACGGCTGGACGACGACCTCGCGCGCGGCGTCTGGCGCGGGCCGCTGCACGGCCTGCCGATCGCGTTCAAGGACCTCACCGACACCGTCGGCATCCGCACCACGTACGGCTCGCGGCTGTTCGCCGAGTATGTGCCGCGCGAGGACGCTCTGGTGGTGAAACGTGCGCGCGCGGCGGGGGCCGTGACGCTCGGCAAGACCAACACCCCCGAGTTCGGCACCGGCTCGCACACCGTCAACGAGGTGTTCGGCGCCACCCGCAACCCCTACGACCTCACGCGCAGCGCCGGCGGCAGCAGCGGCGGCGCCGCGGCGGCGCTGGCCTGCGGCATGACGGCGCTCGCCGACGGCTCCGACATGGGGGGATCGCTGCGCAACCCCGCGTCGTTCTGCAACGTGGTCGGGCTGCGGCCCACTCCCGGCCGGGTCCCGGACTTCTCGCGCGCCGCGGCGTGGTTCACCCTCGGTGTGCCGGGGCCGATGGCGCGCACGGTGGCCGACGCGGCCCTGCTGCTCAGCGTCATCGCGGGGTTCGCGCCGACCTCGCCGTTCGCGATCCGCGAGGACGGCTCGGCGTTCGCCGGGCCGCTCCAGCCGGGGGTCGAAGGCATGCGGATCGCGTGGAGTCCCGACCTCGGAGGGCTGCCGGTGGACCCGCGGACCGCGGAGGTCACCGCGCGGGCCCCGGCCGTGCTGACCGGGCTCGGCGCCACGGTCGAGCAGGTGGAGCTGAACCTGTCCGACGCCGAGGACGCCTTCCGGACCTACCGCGCGTGGCAGTACGCCGCGACGTACGGCGAACTGGACGATCACCTGGTCGGGCCGAACGTGCGGTGGAACGTCGAGCAGGGCAGGAAGGTCACCGCGGCGGACCTCGCGCGGGCCGAGCGGCTGCGCACCCGGCTGTTCCACAGGATGAGCAGGTTCTTCGACACCTACGACCTGCTGATCGCGCCGGTCAGCCAGGTGCCGCCGTTCCCGGTGGAGGACCCCTACGTCACCGAGATCGACGGCACCCCGATGCCCGACTACCTCGCGTGGATGCGCTCGGCGTACTGGATCAGTGTGCTGCACGCGCCTGCCGCGTCGGTGCCCTGCGGTTTCACCCCCGAGGGGTGGCCGGTCGGGGTGCAGATGATCGCGCGGCCGTTCGAGGACCTCACGGTGCTGCGCGCCGCGCACGCCTTCGAACGCGCCACCCGGCACGGCGAGAGGCGGCCCCCGCTCGGCTAG